The Corallococcus exiguus genome has a window encoding:
- a CDS encoding TIGR04551 family protein, producing the protein MSHVLLAALLVASSTATAQTPVPDGGTTPSAPQESAPAAAPAAPAAVSPAPTTEGSVSREELEQRLEATRQELREDIRAQTATQAVANNDWQEEWTEEKRKLELFTLDGYLRVRPVLFYKFDLGKPALPSGTPLGRQLWTRSPRSASEQTQAGANMRFRLDPSFNVSEDVRIKAQVDALDNVLLGSNPDSAYSGDGRNNFTLFSENESPSNSAVNAFKDSVIVRRAYGEVTTPVGILRFGRMGSHWGLGMLRNDGNCLDCDYGDTVDRIQFVTEPFAGWYVTPMLDFNSEGLSTEKANTLGEPVDLTQSDDAHSLVLAIARRDTEQQQKAKLDNNQGVLNYGLYFTYRTQRYSTLSETGVPFDVANPSNPITVTTPAFVPRGGTLYIPDLWFKYEEKKFRVEAEFAAQLGSIDGRALTANDPTTQSLRIAQFGGVLQSEFHVIENKLHLGIEMGFASGDRAPGFGNYPGRQGSGSDGNTAPGDVEGRQYSCDNGGCSDNAIRNFRFNRDYRVDVILWRSILNGVTDAFYVKPGLKYSIAEGFDVYGSVIYSQAFYAESTPSYISKSLGLEADIGARYITEDGFVAGIDYGILFPLDGLKDLNLPGQELSTAHAIRGMLAIRF; encoded by the coding sequence ATGTCTCACGTCCTGCTGGCGGCGCTGCTCGTCGCCTCGTCCACGGCCACCGCGCAGACGCCGGTGCCCGATGGTGGCACCACGCCTTCGGCACCCCAGGAGTCGGCTCCCGCCGCGGCTCCCGCGGCTCCGGCCGCCGTTTCCCCCGCCCCCACCACGGAGGGCTCCGTCAGCCGCGAGGAGTTGGAGCAGCGCCTGGAGGCCACGCGTCAGGAGCTGCGCGAGGACATCCGCGCGCAGACGGCCACCCAGGCCGTGGCCAACAATGACTGGCAGGAGGAGTGGACGGAGGAGAAGCGCAAGCTGGAGCTGTTCACGCTGGACGGCTACCTGCGCGTCCGCCCCGTGCTCTTCTACAAGTTCGACCTGGGCAAGCCCGCTCTGCCCTCCGGCACGCCCCTGGGCCGCCAGCTGTGGACGCGCTCGCCGCGCTCCGCCTCCGAGCAGACCCAGGCGGGCGCCAACATGCGCTTCCGCCTGGACCCGTCCTTCAACGTCTCCGAGGACGTGCGCATCAAGGCGCAGGTGGACGCGCTGGACAACGTCCTCCTGGGCTCCAACCCGGACAGCGCCTACAGCGGAGATGGGCGCAACAACTTCACGCTCTTCTCCGAGAACGAGTCCCCGTCCAACTCCGCCGTCAACGCGTTCAAGGACTCCGTCATCGTGCGGCGCGCGTACGGTGAGGTGACGACGCCGGTGGGCATCCTGCGCTTCGGCCGCATGGGCAGCCACTGGGGCCTGGGCATGCTGCGCAACGACGGCAACTGCCTGGACTGCGACTACGGCGACACGGTGGACCGCATCCAGTTCGTCACCGAGCCGTTCGCCGGCTGGTACGTGACGCCCATGCTGGACTTCAACTCGGAGGGCCTGTCCACGGAGAAGGCCAACACCCTGGGCGAGCCGGTGGACCTCACCCAGTCCGACGACGCGCACAGCCTGGTGCTGGCCATCGCGCGGCGCGACACCGAGCAGCAGCAGAAGGCCAAGCTGGACAACAACCAGGGCGTCCTCAACTACGGCCTGTACTTCACCTACCGCACGCAGCGGTACTCCACCCTGTCGGAGACGGGCGTCCCGTTCGACGTGGCGAACCCCTCCAACCCGATCACCGTCACCACGCCGGCGTTCGTCCCGCGCGGCGGCACGCTCTACATCCCGGACCTGTGGTTCAAGTACGAGGAGAAGAAGTTCCGCGTCGAGGCCGAGTTCGCCGCGCAGCTGGGCTCCATCGACGGGCGCGCCCTCACGGCCAACGACCCCACCACCCAGTCGCTGCGCATCGCGCAGTTCGGCGGCGTGCTCCAGTCGGAGTTCCACGTCATCGAGAACAAGCTGCACCTGGGCATCGAGATGGGCTTCGCCTCCGGTGACAGGGCGCCGGGCTTCGGCAACTACCCGGGCCGCCAGGGCTCGGGCTCGGATGGCAACACCGCGCCGGGCGACGTGGAGGGCCGTCAGTACAGCTGCGACAACGGTGGCTGCAGCGACAACGCCATCCGCAACTTCCGCTTCAACCGCGACTACCGCGTGGACGTCATCCTGTGGCGGTCCATCCTCAATGGCGTCACGGACGCGTTCTACGTGAAGCCGGGCCTCAAGTACTCCATCGCGGAGGGCTTCGACGTCTACGGCAGCGTCATCTACTCGCAGGCGTTCTACGCGGAGTCGACGCCGTCCTACATCAGCAAGAGCCTGGGCCTGGAGGCGGACATCGGCGCGCGCTACATCACCGAGGACGGCTTCGTGGCGGGCATCGACTACGGCATCCTCTTCCCGCTGGACGGCCTCAAGGACCTGAACCTGCCGGGCCAGGAGCTCAGCACCGCGCACGCCATCCGCGGCATGCTGGCCATCCGGTTCTAG
- the mutM gene encoding bifunctional DNA-formamidopyrimidine glycosylase/DNA-(apurinic or apyrimidinic site) lyase, translating into MPELPEVEIARRNLERWFKGHRIVRAEADPTRVFRGAELPHFTRLTGRVTALERKGKYLLLSLEGGHGLMAHLGMTGKFVRRKEGEPVPHSRARFHLDDGHVVHFSDPRLFGRMEPVPAKELWELPSVKALGIDPLTEGLTGPQLQEAVGDSKQDLKVALMDQGRVAGLGNIHAAEALFRAGLHPARKPGTLTPDDWKHLARAIHAAFDFAFKEQEGEDITYLEEAGSVNRFRVYGRANGPCSKCGTTVESFTQGGRTTHFCPKCQPLSMVAVRASRKGTAAGKGPASAVIGPKPRSRRR; encoded by the coding sequence ATGCCTGAACTACCGGAAGTGGAGATCGCCCGGCGCAACCTGGAGCGCTGGTTCAAGGGCCACCGCATCGTGCGCGCGGAAGCGGACCCCACCCGCGTCTTCCGGGGGGCGGAGCTGCCCCACTTCACCCGGCTCACCGGACGCGTCACCGCCCTGGAGCGCAAGGGGAAGTACCTGCTGCTCAGCCTGGAGGGCGGCCACGGCCTGATGGCCCACCTGGGCATGACGGGCAAGTTCGTGCGCCGGAAGGAAGGCGAGCCCGTCCCCCACAGCCGCGCCCGCTTCCACCTGGATGACGGCCACGTGGTCCACTTCAGTGATCCACGCCTCTTTGGCCGCATGGAGCCCGTGCCCGCGAAGGAGTTGTGGGAGCTGCCCTCGGTGAAGGCCCTGGGGATAGACCCCCTGACGGAAGGGCTCACCGGCCCCCAGCTCCAGGAGGCGGTGGGGGACTCCAAGCAGGACTTGAAGGTGGCGCTGATGGACCAGGGCCGCGTGGCGGGCCTGGGCAACATCCACGCCGCGGAGGCGCTCTTCCGCGCGGGGCTGCACCCGGCGCGCAAGCCCGGCACCCTCACGCCTGACGACTGGAAGCACCTGGCCAGGGCCATCCACGCCGCGTTCGACTTCGCCTTCAAGGAGCAGGAGGGCGAGGACATCACCTATCTAGAGGAGGCGGGCTCCGTGAACCGCTTCCGCGTCTACGGACGGGCGAACGGGCCGTGCTCGAAGTGCGGAACGACGGTGGAGTCCTTCACCCAGGGTGGGCGCACCACGCATTTCTGTCCGAAATGTCAGCCGCTCTCCATGGTTGCTGTCCGCGCGTCCCGGAAGGGGACGGCGGCGGGGAAGGGGCCGGCTTCCGCCGTCATCGGCCCGAAACCCCGATCCCGTAGACGTTGA
- a CDS encoding M48 family metallopeptidase — MQRMVTALLTLTLASGLSTGCAKQRVGAEKAIASVLISDEQENQLGLQVKKELETKENIKYVEDPQVLEYVRGISGPILAQANKDRSGVKWKVNVINDPKTVNAFATPGGFLYVYTGLLLAADTEAELAGVMAHEAGHVVGRHSARAMVNAYGLQAITQVALGQNPGTAAQIAAQLAGGGLQLAHGRSEETEADEYGAKYSSAAGFDPNGLITFFQKLQKEQGSTPGVLKWLSTHPTNEDRIAHLRKIIAQQGLKGDRNTAGGLTAIQAKLPKQ, encoded by the coding sequence ATGCAACGGATGGTCACCGCACTCCTGACCCTCACCCTGGCCTCGGGCCTCTCCACGGGCTGCGCCAAGCAGCGCGTGGGCGCGGAGAAGGCGATTGCCAGTGTCCTCATCTCCGACGAGCAGGAGAACCAGCTCGGCCTCCAGGTGAAGAAGGAGCTGGAGACGAAGGAGAACATCAAATACGTGGAGGACCCGCAGGTGCTGGAGTACGTCCGCGGCATCTCCGGGCCCATCCTCGCGCAGGCCAACAAGGACCGCTCCGGGGTGAAGTGGAAGGTCAACGTCATCAATGACCCGAAGACGGTCAACGCCTTCGCCACGCCGGGCGGCTTCCTCTACGTGTACACGGGCCTGCTGCTCGCGGCGGACACGGAGGCGGAGTTGGCGGGCGTGATGGCGCACGAGGCGGGCCACGTGGTGGGCCGTCACTCCGCGCGCGCCATGGTGAACGCCTACGGCCTGCAGGCCATCACCCAGGTGGCGCTGGGCCAGAACCCGGGCACGGCCGCGCAGATCGCCGCGCAGCTGGCGGGCGGCGGACTGCAGCTGGCGCACGGCCGCAGCGAGGAGACGGAAGCGGACGAGTACGGCGCGAAGTACTCCTCCGCCGCGGGCTTCGACCCCAACGGCCTCATCACCTTCTTCCAGAAGCTCCAGAAGGAGCAGGGCTCCACGCCGGGCGTGCTCAAGTGGCTGTCCACGCACCCCACCAACGAGGACCGCATCGCGCACCTGCGGAAGATCATCGCGCAGCAGGGCCTCAAGGGTGACCGCAACACCGCGGGCGGGCTGACGGCCATCCAGGCGAAGCTGCCCAAGCAGTAG
- a CDS encoding YihY/virulence factor BrkB family protein: protein MGLPRLKYLTWREFARRFWKEIEEDTVTDVAAQLSYYFIFSLFPFLFFLVTLVAYMPFAPGAVDAMMERIRPLVPGDALGVVSQHLTSIVGETRPRLLTVGLVVALWTASRGVDALRKALNLAYDVSESRPYWKTQGLALLVTLVGGLLIPLSFAILLLGGQVGAWVADKLALIDEFHLVWSWLRWPFTAALVMLMLSLCYYLLPDVKQRFKYITPGSVLGTLAWLGSTWGFTQYVEHFGKYDVTYGSIGGVVVLLLWLYISGLIFILGGELNAILEHASAQGKAKGARDFGQPAPLEPPLKTPGAAKSAASARKTRLALFKRKRRVAEGKDPEPPGLEQDGSDNPSVH from the coding sequence ATGGGGCTGCCACGGCTCAAGTACCTGACGTGGAGGGAGTTCGCGCGTCGCTTCTGGAAGGAGATTGAAGAGGACACCGTCACCGACGTGGCGGCGCAGCTGTCCTACTACTTCATCTTCTCCCTGTTCCCCTTCCTGTTCTTCCTGGTCACTCTGGTGGCGTACATGCCGTTCGCGCCCGGCGCCGTGGACGCGATGATGGAGCGCATCCGCCCGCTGGTGCCCGGCGACGCGCTGGGCGTGGTGAGCCAGCACCTGACCTCCATCGTCGGGGAGACGCGCCCCAGGCTGCTCACCGTGGGTCTCGTCGTGGCGCTGTGGACGGCGTCACGCGGCGTGGATGCCCTGCGCAAGGCGCTCAACCTGGCCTACGACGTGTCGGAGTCCCGGCCCTACTGGAAGACGCAGGGCCTGGCGCTGCTGGTCACGCTGGTGGGCGGCCTGCTGATTCCCCTGTCCTTCGCCATCCTGCTGTTGGGCGGGCAGGTGGGGGCATGGGTGGCGGACAAGCTGGCGCTCATCGACGAGTTCCACCTCGTCTGGTCCTGGCTGCGCTGGCCCTTCACCGCGGCGCTGGTGATGCTGATGCTGTCGCTCTGTTACTACCTGCTGCCGGACGTGAAGCAGCGCTTCAAGTACATCACCCCGGGCTCCGTGCTTGGCACGCTGGCGTGGCTGGGCAGCACCTGGGGCTTCACCCAGTACGTGGAGCACTTCGGCAAGTACGACGTCACCTACGGCTCCATCGGTGGCGTGGTGGTGCTGCTGCTGTGGCTCTACATCTCCGGGCTCATCTTCATCCTCGGAGGGGAACTCAACGCCATCCTCGAACACGCCTCCGCGCAGGGGAAGGCCAAGGGGGCGAGGGACTTCGGCCAGCCCGCGCCCCTGGAGCCGCCCCTCAAGACGCCCGGCGCGGCCAAGAGCGCCGCCAGCGCCCGGAAGACGCGGCTCGCGCTGTTCAAGCGCAAGCGCCGCGTGGCGGAGGGCAAGGATCCGGAGCCCCCGGGGCTCGAGCAGGACGGGAGTGACAACCCGTCCGTGCACTGA
- a CDS encoding MTAP family purine nucleoside phosphorylase: protein MAAVKVGIIGGQALYQALGLQGRGEHLSVETPFGPHSAPLIATELDGVPILFVFRHGQGHVHNATRAPYRANLFALKTLGVTHVLATGTVGSLRDSIQPLHLALPDQVIDRTYRRPCTFYDDVAVHVELAQPFCATLRQTLIDAAPKSDTTSDTEVHTSATYVCIEGPSLSTQAESQLYRTWGGDLVGLTAMPEARLAREAELHYALIALPTDHDSWRSQPVGQEPEALLPQFTQRLDAVTAHGAALLRRALPRIASTPTTCRCASALALAIFTDRTRIPADVKSRLRPLLGRYLPSGLV, encoded by the coding sequence ATGGCGGCGGTCAAGGTGGGCATCATCGGGGGCCAGGCCCTCTACCAGGCCCTGGGACTCCAGGGGCGCGGCGAACACCTCTCCGTGGAGACGCCCTTCGGGCCCCACAGCGCCCCACTCATCGCCACGGAGCTGGACGGCGTCCCCATCCTCTTCGTCTTCCGCCACGGTCAGGGTCACGTCCACAACGCCACCCGCGCCCCCTACCGCGCCAACCTCTTCGCCCTGAAGACGCTCGGCGTCACCCACGTCCTCGCCACCGGCACCGTGGGCAGCCTGCGTGACTCCATCCAGCCGCTGCACCTGGCCCTGCCGGATCAGGTCATCGACCGGACCTACCGCCGCCCCTGCACGTTCTACGACGACGTCGCCGTGCACGTGGAGCTGGCCCAGCCCTTCTGCGCCACCCTGCGCCAGACGCTCATCGACGCGGCCCCCAAGAGCGATACGACGAGCGACACGGAGGTGCACACCTCCGCCACCTACGTCTGCATCGAGGGCCCCTCCTTGAGCACCCAGGCGGAGAGCCAGCTGTACCGCACGTGGGGCGGGGACCTGGTGGGGCTCACCGCCATGCCGGAGGCGCGGCTCGCCCGCGAGGCGGAGCTGCACTACGCCCTCATCGCGCTGCCCACCGACCACGACTCCTGGCGCTCGCAGCCCGTGGGCCAGGAGCCCGAAGCGCTCCTGCCGCAGTTCACCCAGCGGCTGGACGCCGTCACCGCCCACGGCGCCGCGCTCCTGCGCCGCGCGCTGCCCCGCATCGCGAGCACGCCCACCACCTGCCGCTGCGCCAGCGCGCTCGCGCTGGCCATCTTCACCGACCGCACCCGCATCCCCGCGGACGTGAAGAGCCGCCTGCGCCCGCTGCTGGGCCGCTACCTGCCCTCCGGGCTCGTCTAG
- a CDS encoding DMT family transporter, with protein MGASATGAVTPSSATPPLGRVYAALTVQVLISAGTYLAAKRAMTELSPFTVVLWRFLVCGVAFVTLLAVTPGPKLPPRHAWPRIVLLGLMGGPVNQTLFFSGLSRSTAAHAALFYALTPLGVYVASLVLGRERASTRTTAGILTALVGVVVLLLGRGLASARGTLGGDLLILAAVVAWVVYTTEGKPLATEHGPLRATAWTMTVATVLQLPLAPFVLEPEALWASSAAAKASIVYVGLMTSVVAYLLWSYALSKVPASRVAIFSNLQPAVTALVAWLFLDEALHWELALGGALVLVGVRLTQGAPVKAAPVVVRAG; from the coding sequence ATGGGCGCTTCTGCAACTGGAGCCGTGACGCCGTCCTCCGCGACGCCGCCGCTCGGGCGGGTGTACGCGGCGCTGACGGTGCAGGTGCTGATCAGCGCGGGCACGTACCTGGCCGCCAAGCGGGCGATGACGGAGCTGTCGCCGTTCACGGTAGTGCTGTGGCGCTTCCTCGTCTGCGGCGTCGCGTTCGTGACGCTGCTAGCGGTGACGCCGGGGCCCAAGCTGCCGCCGCGCCATGCGTGGCCGCGCATCGTGCTGCTGGGGTTGATGGGCGGGCCGGTGAACCAGACGTTGTTCTTCTCCGGCCTGTCGCGCTCCACGGCGGCGCACGCGGCACTGTTCTACGCGCTCACACCGCTGGGCGTGTACGTGGCCAGCCTGGTGCTTGGACGGGAGCGCGCGTCCACGCGGACGACGGCGGGCATCCTCACTGCATTGGTGGGCGTGGTGGTGCTGCTTCTGGGCCGGGGACTCGCGAGCGCGCGGGGCACGCTGGGGGGAGACCTGCTCATCCTCGCGGCGGTGGTGGCGTGGGTGGTCTACACGACAGAAGGAAAGCCCCTGGCCACCGAGCATGGACCGCTGCGCGCGACGGCCTGGACCATGACGGTCGCCACGGTGTTGCAGCTGCCGCTCGCCCCATTCGTGCTGGAACCCGAGGCGCTGTGGGCCTCCAGCGCCGCGGCGAAGGCCTCCATCGTGTACGTGGGGCTGATGACGTCGGTGGTGGCGTACCTGCTCTGGTCCTACGCGCTGTCGAAGGTGCCCGCGTCGCGCGTGGCCATCTTCTCCAACCTGCAGCCGGCGGTGACGGCGCTCGTCGCGTGGCTGTTCCTGGACGAAGCGCTGCACTGGGAGCTGGCGCTGGGTGGCGCGCTGGTGCTCGTGGGCGTGCGGCTGACGCAGGGCGCGCCGGTGAAGGCCGCGCCGGTGGTGGTGCGCGCGGGCTGA
- the queG gene encoding tRNA epoxyqueuosine(34) reductase QueG produces the protein MYATQLPTARLRQLAQDVGFDLIGFARAEPIPPSSLMSWLEAGYDADMDWMGSRAEERLDVSVLLPGARTVLSFANNYWRDDEPSQGSPIARYARGRDYHSTLRDRMKAFRKTINAWYPGLGTYGGVDSGPMMEKVWAARGGLGYVGKNGCLITESHGSWVLLATLILDAEVDAYPDGPVADRCGSCRRCLMACPTGALVGNRQVDARACLSYQTIENRDRDVPEAFRLKFDNLIFGCDICQQVCPLNRKPVFAEDERFVPRAVASLGTLELAGLTPEQYKELIPGTALARARYDGLRRNAVYALGVARQVHARPLLEKLSGDDSELVRSAARWALLQLEP, from the coding sequence GTGTACGCGACACAACTGCCCACTGCCCGGCTCCGGCAGCTCGCCCAGGACGTGGGCTTCGACCTCATCGGCTTCGCCCGCGCGGAGCCCATTCCGCCGTCGTCGCTGATGTCGTGGCTGGAGGCCGGCTACGACGCGGACATGGACTGGATGGGGTCGCGCGCGGAGGAGCGGCTCGACGTATCGGTGCTCCTTCCGGGCGCGCGCACGGTGCTGTCCTTCGCGAACAACTACTGGCGGGATGATGAGCCCTCGCAGGGCTCGCCCATCGCGCGCTACGCGAGGGGCCGCGACTACCACTCCACGCTGCGCGACCGGATGAAGGCGTTCCGGAAGACCATCAACGCCTGGTACCCGGGGCTGGGCACCTACGGCGGCGTGGACAGCGGGCCGATGATGGAGAAGGTCTGGGCCGCTCGCGGCGGCCTGGGCTACGTGGGCAAGAACGGCTGCCTCATCACGGAGTCGCACGGCTCGTGGGTGCTCCTGGCCACGCTCATCCTGGACGCGGAGGTGGACGCGTACCCGGATGGACCGGTGGCGGACCGTTGCGGCTCCTGCCGGCGGTGTCTCATGGCGTGTCCCACGGGCGCGCTGGTGGGCAACCGGCAGGTGGATGCGCGCGCGTGCCTGTCGTACCAGACGATTGAAAACCGCGACCGTGACGTGCCGGAGGCGTTCCGGCTCAAGTTCGACAACCTCATCTTCGGCTGCGACATCTGTCAGCAGGTGTGCCCGCTGAACCGCAAGCCGGTGTTCGCGGAAGACGAGCGCTTCGTGCCCCGCGCGGTGGCGTCGCTGGGCACGCTGGAGCTGGCGGGGCTGACACCCGAGCAATACAAGGAACTCATTCCAGGCACGGCGCTGGCGCGCGCGCGGTACGACGGTTTGAGGCGCAACGCTGTGTATGCACTCGGCGTCGCACGGCAGGTGCACGCCCGGCCGCTGCTCGAAAAACTCAGCGGCGACGACAGCGAGCTGGTACGCAGCGCCGCACGATGGGCGCTTCTGCAACTGGAGCCGTGA
- a CDS encoding cob(I)yrinic acid a,c-diamide adenosyltransferase produces the protein MKIYTKTGDAGETGLFGGGRVAKDDALVDAYGEVDELNATLGLARTFPLPADLEHFLQRIQDQLFTVGAVLATPPHTKAAAHIPELRPEWVEEMERHIDRYEEELPKMTHFILPGGSSAAAALHLSRTVCRRAERRVVTLLREDKAPPAVAMYLNRLSDLLFVVARLVNFRAGLPDVKWIPEKPTK, from the coding sequence ATGAAGATCTACACGAAGACCGGCGATGCAGGAGAGACGGGCCTCTTCGGCGGCGGCCGCGTGGCGAAGGACGACGCGCTGGTGGACGCCTACGGCGAGGTGGACGAGCTCAACGCCACGCTGGGCCTTGCTCGCACGTTCCCGCTGCCGGCGGACCTGGAGCACTTCCTCCAGCGCATCCAGGACCAGCTCTTCACGGTGGGCGCGGTGCTGGCCACACCGCCGCACACCAAGGCGGCGGCCCACATCCCGGAGCTGCGCCCGGAGTGGGTGGAGGAGATGGAGCGCCACATCGACCGCTACGAGGAGGAGCTGCCGAAGATGACGCACTTCATCCTCCCGGGAGGCTCGTCCGCGGCCGCGGCGCTGCACCTGTCCCGCACGGTGTGCCGCCGCGCCGAGCGCCGGGTGGTGACGCTGCTTCGCGAGGACAAGGCCCCGCCCGCCGTGGCCATGTACCTGAACCGCCTGTCGGACCTGCTCTTCGTGGTGGCCCGGCTGGTGAACTTCCGCGCCGGGCTGCCGGACGTGAAGTGGATCCCCGAGAAGCCGACGAAGTAA
- a CDS encoding thymidylate synthase, with the protein MQPYLSLMEHVLKHGTKKGDRTGTGTLSLFGHQLRFDLTQGFPLVTTKKLHVKSIIHELLWMLRGDSNVRSLQEVGVTIWDEWATADGSLGPVYGHQWRSWNTPDGGHVDQMRQLVDGLKKNPDSRRHLVSAWNVADVPSMKLPPCHVMFQFYVADGKLSCQLYQRSADIFLGLPFNIASYSLLTMMVAQATGLTAHEFIHTIGDAHLYLNHVEQAQEQLKREPRPLPRMRLNPDVKDLFAFRYEDFTLEGYDPHPAIKAPVAV; encoded by the coding sequence ATGCAGCCTTACCTGAGTCTGATGGAGCACGTCCTGAAGCATGGGACGAAGAAGGGCGACCGGACCGGCACGGGGACGCTGAGCCTCTTCGGCCACCAGCTCCGCTTCGACCTCACCCAGGGTTTCCCCCTGGTGACGACGAAGAAGCTCCACGTGAAGTCCATCATCCATGAGCTCCTGTGGATGCTCCGGGGTGACTCCAACGTGCGCTCGCTCCAGGAGGTGGGGGTCACCATCTGGGACGAGTGGGCCACCGCGGACGGAAGCCTGGGCCCCGTATACGGACACCAGTGGCGCTCCTGGAACACGCCGGACGGCGGCCACGTAGACCAGATGCGGCAACTGGTGGACGGGCTGAAGAAGAACCCGGACTCGCGCCGGCACCTGGTGAGCGCGTGGAACGTGGCGGACGTGCCCTCCATGAAGCTGCCGCCCTGCCACGTGATGTTCCAGTTCTACGTGGCCGACGGGAAGCTCTCCTGCCAGCTCTACCAGCGCAGCGCGGACATCTTCCTGGGGCTGCCCTTCAACATCGCGTCGTACTCGCTGCTCACGATGATGGTGGCGCAGGCCACGGGCCTCACCGCGCACGAGTTCATCCACACTATTGGTGACGCACACCTGTACCTGAACCACGTGGAGCAGGCGCAGGAGCAGCTGAAGCGCGAACCGCGCCCCCTGCCGCGCATGCGCCTGAACCCGGACGTGAAGGACCTGTTCGCCTTCCGCTACGAGGACTTCACGCTGGAAGGCTACGACCCGCACCCCGCCATCAAGGCGCCCGTCGCCGTATGA
- a CDS encoding dihydrofolate reductase — protein sequence MSPSISAIVAMAANRVIGQGNTLPWRLPPDLARFKRLTMGHTLVMGRKTYDSIGRPLPGRTTVVLTRQRDWAAPAGVRVAHSVDEALEQARGDSEVFIAGGADIYAQTQALWQRIYLTRLERDVPGDAFFPSVDLGRWRLVEEDRYPEGDLPFGFFTYERQG from the coding sequence ATGAGCCCGAGCATCTCCGCCATCGTCGCCATGGCAGCGAACCGCGTCATCGGTCAGGGCAACACCCTGCCCTGGCGCCTGCCGCCGGACCTGGCCCGCTTCAAGCGCCTCACCATGGGCCACACCCTGGTCATGGGTCGCAAGACGTACGACTCCATCGGACGTCCCCTGCCCGGCCGAACCACCGTGGTCCTCACCCGCCAGCGCGACTGGGCCGCTCCGGCAGGTGTCCGTGTGGCCCACTCCGTGGACGAAGCCCTGGAGCAGGCGCGCGGCGACAGCGAGGTCTTCATCGCGGGCGGCGCGGACATCTACGCGCAGACACAAGCGCTGTGGCAGCGGATCTACCTCACCCGCCTCGAACGGGACGTCCCCGGCGACGCCTTCTTCCCATCCGTGGACCTCGGCAGATGGAGGTTGGTGGAGGAGGACCGATACCCGGAGGGTGACCTGCCCTTCGGTTTCTTCACCTACGAGCGTCAGGGCTAG